In Streptomyces sp. NBC_00448, the following are encoded in one genomic region:
- a CDS encoding MarR family winged helix-turn-helix transcriptional regulator, with protein sequence MVVEPVRSNAAQACPDADELALLKRWHALQSGVRRLTDDMLADVEAEQGLAPSSFQALMFLVTAPGQAAPMNQLSAALGFSTAGTTKLVDRLADAGLVERRPSDADRRVVYTALTSAGAESVLAASRSLARTLRARVVAPLGEDVFHALSEAVGSLDPFGTAPGTPPNGSPAVPSCP encoded by the coding sequence ATGGTGGTGGAACCCGTACGGAGCAACGCGGCGCAAGCCTGCCCCGACGCCGACGAACTGGCCCTGCTGAAGCGGTGGCACGCCCTCCAGTCGGGCGTGCGGCGGCTCACCGACGACATGCTGGCCGACGTCGAGGCCGAGCAGGGGCTGGCGCCTAGCTCCTTCCAGGCGCTGATGTTCCTGGTCACCGCGCCCGGTCAGGCCGCGCCCATGAACCAGCTCTCCGCGGCGCTCGGCTTCTCCACCGCCGGCACCACCAAGCTCGTCGACCGGCTCGCCGACGCCGGACTCGTCGAGCGCCGCCCCTCCGACGCCGACCGCCGGGTGGTCTACACCGCGCTGACCTCGGCCGGCGCCGAGTCCGTGCTCGCCGCCTCCCGCTCGCTCGCGCGGACCCTGCGGGCCCGGGTCGTCGCGCCGCTCGGCGAGGACGTCTTCCACGCGCTGTCGGAGGCCGTGGGCTCCCTCGACCCGTTCGGTACGGCGCCGGGCACGCCGCCGAACGGATCACCCGCGGTTCCGTCCTGCCCGTGA
- a CDS encoding YceI family protein encodes MSQTTAEAGRWVLDPARSSVGFRSKTFWGLLTVKGTFGTVSGEGEVAPDGTGRGTLTIDAASLDTGNGKRDTHLRSADFFAVDEHPSIVFTANSVTAPADGSGEVQVTGDLAVRGVSRPIAFPARVTLASPQEATLEADVPVDRAEFGITWNQLGMLLSPSTVVVTAHYRRES; translated from the coding sequence ATGTCGCAGACCACCGCCGAAGCCGGACGCTGGGTGCTGGACCCCGCACGCTCCTCCGTCGGCTTCCGCAGCAAGACGTTCTGGGGGCTGCTGACGGTGAAGGGCACCTTCGGCACCGTCAGCGGCGAGGGCGAGGTCGCGCCCGACGGCACCGGGCGCGGCACCCTCACCATCGACGCCGCCTCCCTCGACACCGGCAACGGCAAGCGCGACACCCACCTGCGCTCAGCCGACTTCTTCGCCGTCGACGAGCACCCGTCGATCGTCTTCACCGCGAACTCCGTCACCGCCCCCGCGGACGGCTCCGGCGAGGTCCAGGTCACCGGCGACCTCGCGGTCCGCGGCGTCTCCCGCCCGATCGCCTTCCCCGCCCGGGTCACCCTCGCCTCGCCCCAGGAGGCCACCCTGGAAGCCGATGTCCCCGTGGACCGGGCGGAGTTCGGCATCACGTGGAACCAACTGGGCATGCTGCTCAGCCCGTCCACGGTC
- a CDS encoding DUF6227 family protein, with product MDAEPARAVETDIERVGGRPTEQLARLLARAENGAQAARHLAEVHSALMHYCGLQSCRHAKGPPRPIDRRTYRHSFLLPDGGVRLVWELEHNTGPGGELRYAVFTDRGELALAEWEADTAFGRPPPWTGPDGGSDPAGADLSGVGGIGGLADLDGEAGAGGAAGPGGLDDVDVLGGLARSAPLPLPPSPEPHGCHRAYTEADSPEHARRLLRRASNANPPGEEVHRRLHAAIAHTIGIVTRRSTLVAGRTVTWSLYEHAFLLLDGTELSLWEIDHTRTPNGSPVCEVYASRDAALDTAVRRIEAG from the coding sequence ATGGACGCTGAACCTGCGAGGGCGGTGGAGACGGACATCGAACGGGTGGGCGGCCGGCCCACCGAGCAGCTCGCGCGGTTACTGGCCCGCGCCGAGAACGGCGCGCAGGCCGCGCGGCACCTGGCCGAGGTGCACAGCGCGCTGATGCACTACTGCGGTCTCCAGTCGTGCCGCCACGCCAAGGGGCCGCCGCGGCCGATCGACCGGCGCACCTACCGGCACAGCTTCCTGCTGCCGGACGGCGGGGTGCGGCTGGTGTGGGAACTGGAGCACAACACCGGGCCGGGCGGCGAACTCCGGTACGCGGTCTTCACCGACCGGGGCGAACTCGCGCTCGCCGAGTGGGAGGCCGACACGGCGTTCGGCCGGCCGCCGCCGTGGACCGGCCCGGACGGCGGCAGCGATCCGGCAGGGGCCGACCTCAGCGGCGTCGGCGGAATCGGCGGGCTCGCGGACCTGGACGGTGAGGCCGGCGCGGGCGGCGCGGCGGGTCCGGGCGGGCTCGACGACGTGGACGTCCTGGGCGGCCTGGCACGGTCGGCGCCGCTCCCCCTGCCGCCGTCACCCGAGCCGCACGGCTGCCACCGCGCCTACACCGAGGCCGACTCACCCGAGCACGCCCGCCGCCTGCTGCGCCGCGCGTCGAACGCCAACCCGCCGGGCGAGGAGGTCCATCGGCGGCTGCACGCGGCCATCGCCCACACCATCGGCATCGTGACCCGCCGCAGCACGCTCGTCGCCGGCCGCACGGTGACCTGGTCGCTGTACGAGCACGCGTTCCTCCTGCTCGACGGCACCGAGTTGAGCCTGTGGGAGATCGACCACACCCGCACCCCGAACGGGAGCCCGGTGTGCGAGGTCTACGCCTCGCGCGACGCGGCACTGGACACGGCGGTCCGCCGGATCGAGGCGGGCTGA